A single genomic interval of Notolabrus celidotus isolate fNotCel1 chromosome 13, fNotCel1.pri, whole genome shotgun sequence harbors:
- the atp5mpl gene encoding ATP synthase subunit ATP5MPL, mitochondrial: protein MAGRAFANWWALMGPYYTKAYQEMWAGVGIMTYLYYKVSYGGKKAVKDKPAH, encoded by the exons atggctggacgtgcatttGCAAATTGGTGGGCCTTGATGGGACCCTACTACACAAAGGCCTACCAGGAGATGTGGGCGGGTGTTGGCATCATGACATACCTGTACTACAAAGTTTCCTATGGAG gcaAGAAGGCCGTAAAGGACA agccTGCCCATTAA